Genomic DNA from Cytobacillus sp. IB215665:
GCTCCCACCCCAAGAGCTATAAGGGCAGACATAATTGATACCTCCATTCATAATTTATAAGAACATTTTACCATTTATTAAAAAATAGATGTATTTTTAATTAATCTATTTTACTAGCTTATTAGTTAATTTACTGATGATGTAATAAAAAGATTGTTTTAACGTAAAAAAGAGGGCGATAGATAACCCTCATAGCATACTTGGTGAACTAAATAGCAACGGAGTCGTGCGCCCATAAGGGCAGATAGAAAATCGCTGGATAGCAACAGCATAGGTTAAAATTCACAATTTAAACCTATCATCACCCAACTTATCCGAAGGGGAAACCTGACGGGGAGTGTAGCATGTTGTGGAAAGCCATAAGTTGACGAGACTACCACGTCACGACTGAATGGCAAGATGAACTTTGTAAACAAGGAAGAAGGCCAAACTGCTTGAACGATAGTCTAAGAGCGACCATTGCTGCGTATAGCGAAAGGTGACTGTAACGCTATAGGAAAAATAGGATTTCGTATATTGACTCTGTACGAAATTGAGTGAGTTCTTTTTCCCTCAACTACTGTAGGTAGTAACAGACGAAAGTCGCTTCCGACATTACAAAAAGCTATGTTTCTAAATGGGGATTACCTAAGTTGGAAAGCCAATTTGGCTATGGTTTATATAGAATCTGAATATCCAATAAGGTAACGGAGCTTTCGTAAGTCCGAGTAAGGGAAAGCCTTGTACATGGCGAAGGAAAGTAGTTTATCAAGTTTAATACCAACTTGGGTAAGTGTGGGAGGCATTATGAGAAATCCGACAGTAGTATTAAATAATCTATCTTCTAAAGCAGGTATAAAAGAATATCGTTTCAAACGATTATATAGAAACTTATATAATCAAGAGTTCTTCCTTAAAGCTTATTCAAAAATCTATGCAAAAGAAGGTAATATGACAGCAGGAACAGATGGTAGCACAATTGATGGCATGAGTCTGAAAAGGATCGAAACTATCATTACCAATCTAAAAGATGAAAGCTACAAACCATTACCTGTAAAACGTGTTTATATTCCAAAAAGCAATGGAGATAAAAGACCTCTTGGAATCCCAAGCTTCGAAGATAAACTGATTCAGGAAGTGGTCAGAGATTTACTCGAAGGAATCTATGAAGACACCTTTTCTAACAATTCATAGGGTTTCAGACCAAACAGAAGCTGTCACACAGCATTACTACAATGTAAAAATACTTTACATCATAGTAGATGGTTTGTAGAAGGCGACATCAAAGGCTTCTTCGATAATATAGACCACCATATTTTAATTAACATTCTTAGAAAAAGAATTGAAGATGAAAAATTTATTAATTTGATATGGAAGTTCCTAAAGGCAGGATATTTGGAAGATTGGAAGTTTCACAATACTTATAGTGGCACTCCGCGGGCACAATCTTTTTTAGAGGGAAAGAAATTCACCCAAAAACCACCTCGATTGCAGTTGGAACACAAAGAGTTCCCTGTGTTTTATCGTGGTAATATGTTCGAAAGAACATCTGATAACACTGCTCAAATCAAGATTTTCCATAAAAATGATTGGGTATGGATAGATGTAGAATTCAAAGGGCAGGATTTACATAAACGTGGCGTTTGGGAGTGGAAAGAATCTAGTCCTAAGCTTGTTAAGGTTGGGAAAAAGTACTTTCTCAATTTTACATACGAACACAAAGTAACATTAACTAAAACAAAATTAAAAGACCAAAAGATTTGTGCCATAGATCTTGGAATCACAAACTCTACGGTTTGTTCAGTTATGGATTCAACCGGAACTGTCTTGGCTCGAAAGTTTGTTAACCTGCCAAAAGAAAAAGACCGATTGTATTAGCAGACCATAATTTGGAACTATTTCTGCATATTCTCCTCCTTAAAATACTTTAGTTTTGTTTAACAATCTGGTTTTATCGTTTAATAGACAAACTTTTTATTAAACGTCGTATTGTAAAAGATATTATTCTCCAAAAATGTACGACAAAAGTTATTTGTTTCGGGCTGGCTAACATTTGGGTGAAGTATTATGAGGCCAGCCCATCCTCCTTTTTATATGTAAAATAACGAAAGGAGTAATATTTTCTAACAAGATAAAAAAACCTACTTCAAATTAAGTGCCTCTCTAGGAGGAGTCACAAAAAGATGTTACTGAAACTATAATAAACGCGTGAGGGTATATGAGAATGACAATATAAAGAATTAGCCTACTGTCAAAATTAAAGACAATTTAGTTAGATGCAGATATTGATGATTCTGTATCTGGAATTTGTGCTTCTCTGAAATAAGGTAATAGGAATCCTAAGAAAGATACTAAAATAATCCATACACCTGATATTATAAATAGAATTTGTACTCCAATAAAATCACCAAACCAACCAGCAGAAATTGTGCTAATAGGTATAGCAATTGTAGCAAAAGTTTGTAGTAACCCGTCGACTCTCCCTCTATATTGTGAAGAAACTAATGACATTCGTAGGGTATAGAGACTAACAGAGCTTATTGTAATACAAAAAGTTCTTAAGAACAGTAGAAACATTGTGAGAACTATCGTACTTGAGATTCCAATGAAAGCTGTACATAATCCAGCAATAAACCAGCCTAATAAAGTAATGTATCCAGGTCTAAATTTTTTTCCAATTCCACCTATTACTATTCCACCTACTATTCCACCTAATAAAGAAACTCCTTGCATTATTCCAAAAATAGATGGCCCACCATTTAGCTGATCATTAACAAGAGCTGGATATAATGGGCCGATAAAAGATGCAAGATTAAGTAATAAAAGAAGTAAAACAATAGATTTTAACATATTAAACTCTCTTATATATTCCCATCCCTGCACAATACTAGTGAATAATGATATTTTATTAGCAGTTTCTTGGATACTTTGTGCTTTTTGTACTTTAGGAATTTTTGCAATAGAAATACAAAATGCAACTATAAAAAATGTGATAGAATCTATCGATAAAGCCCATCCGCTCCCTACATAAGCAATAACAGATCCAGCTAACATGTTTCCTAAAAGTGCAGACAACCCTGTTATTGTAGATAAAATACCTGCTACACTTAATAAGTGTTTATTGCTTACTAAGTCTGGTAACAGGGAAGATTGGATTGGGGAAGAAAATATAGAAAGAGCATTTAAAATAAAAACTGATGTGAATGCTAGCCAAAGTGGTAAATAACCATTTATCAATACATAAGTTGCACAAAACAAAGTAACTAATCCCGAAGAAATATGAATGGAAACTAATAACTTTTTGCGATCAACGATATCAGTTAAAGCCCCAGCGATTGGGGAGAATAATGCTCCAGAAATGTGCCAGATAACGCCAATTAATGCGGTCTGCAATACAGACTGACTTTGTTCATATATAACCCACATAACAGCAAGATTAAAAAATGCGTCACCTACATTTGATATTACTCCACCAGTCAAAATAATCATCAACGTTTTATTTTTCAACAGAAGAAAAATTGGAAATTCTTTGTTGGTTTTGCTGACCATGATCAAAGGCCTCCATCTTCAAAATTACTTTGTAAGTATGTTTTTTGTACGAGTACTTATTAATTGATCCAAGGTGAAATTGAAATTGGTTGTTCGCTGTCCCATATTCGCTTGTAATAGACGATGCAAAAATAGTGCGATACCTGAAGAACCTGTTCCGAAGTCAGTTGAAGCCCTTAATAGTTGTTCTCCTGGATAAGCAATACCTTCAGGACGTTCAATTTTAAAAAGATTTATCCCTTTTGCGACTTTATTTGCCTCATAAAGATAACTTTCATCTTCAAAAATCTCGTATGCATCTATTAAGACATTACCTAGGCCTGAAAGTCCTTTAAATAAATTAGGGAAAACTGTAATGCTTCTTTTCGCATCATTTAACAATTTTTGTGCTATTTTATTATATCTTTCCTGTTTTGTTATAGACCAATATCTAAGTACAGCTGTTGCTACACCAGCACTCCCATCAGCCCAGTAATGACTTAAAACACTTTCCCTATTTTCCCCTTCATTTATTGTACCTCTTCTAGTAATTAAAAAACCTTCATCCGTCTCTTCTAAGTGTGAAATTTCAAATTCAAGCGCTCTTTTCCCTGTTACTAAATAATTTTCATCACCTGTTATTTCAGATAGATACAGTAGAAAAAGTGAAATTCCAGCGGATCCTTTTGCATAACTAGTCCATATATCACCATTATAATCGGGCCAATAATAGTTTCCGTTTGTATCCTCTTTTTTGGATTTATTTAACCAATCCCCAATCTTTACAGCGTTATCTAACCAAAGTTGATTTAATGTTTTATTATAAAAGTAAAGGCATGATAAACCAACACCAGATGCTCCACTGTATATCTCCGCATGGGTAAATAATAAAGGGTGTTGAAGACCGTTCGTTAGAACCTGTATAGCTCTTTCTTCCAAGCCTAACTCCCAAAGACCCCATGCGATACCTGATAAACCATAATATAAACCTGGAGAGTAGCTTTCATTAGTTATATTTTGCATGAGTATCCATGATTTTAATGAGCTGGAGGTTTCGCCATTAATTTTAGTAAGAGCATAACCAACTCCAACAGCACCGTGTGCTAGGTTAAGTGGGTTTGTAATAAAGACTTTGGGATCAGATGGAAATAGTCTATCACGTCTATTGTAGTCAGAACTAGATTCAATATTACTTACTATTTTTTTTAAATTTATTTGTTGTTCATTCATATTTAATTGATGTTCAAATATATTTTCAGCATTCCCATCAATACGAATAGTTATTTTATCGGTAATTGAACTTTCAATAGAGTTTTGTATTTCTTTTATAGCTGGCCTTTTATTTGCGTTCTCGTACATACATTTTTTTATTAGTAGCAAGATGGATTCTGATAACCCTAATCTTTTTCCCAATGAATCTATAAAAACTTCATTCTTAGATTGATCTAGCTCTAAAAGTTGATTCATGGGAAATAAGGTAGATAGCATAATAGCCCCTATTGAATATATATCACTTAACGGACCTTTATCATTGTCGTATTTAGACGAATATCCGGGAGTCCTAATGTCTGATGGCAAATCAGTCCCTATTTTCCATGCACCTTCAAGATCTATAAATTTAATAGAAATGGGACCATTCTCGCAAACCATTACATTTAAACTAGAAAGATCACCAATAATTATGTCTCTTTTATGAAATTCGTTAACTCCTTTTACGATTTGCAACCATATGTCTTTCACCATTTTTACATAACTATGGAAATTGTCTGAAGTTGGGTTAATCAATCTGAAAGGAGTCTTTCTTGTAACAAATGGGGCAAGGTTTGTTCCATCAATGAATTCTTCAATTAAGAAAAGGTGCTCCCATTCTTGTACTAAATCAATTGCTTTAGGAGTTATACCCTCACATTCCATTTCTTTTAATAAATCGTATTCTTTTTTTAACCTAGCGACTGCATCACTTCCATCTGCATATATAAAAGTATGAGGCCTTGCTTCTTTTATTAGCACTTTATTCCCTGATTTTAAGTCAATGCCTTCATATACACCGCCAGTATTGGAGAATTGAATAACTCTTTCAACTCTATACCTTCCATCCTTAAGAGTAGAATCTGTATTATTCATAATATTTTCATCTATAAAAGGATCTTTTACCCAATAAGGGAGGTTATAGTATGGCAATCGGTTATCAGGAATTAACTCTCCATCAGGAGTCATTATTTTATACTCTTGTTGTCCTAAGACATTAACCTTTTTCATTTCTTTAAAAGCACCATATCGGTAATATACAACATTTGAATCCTTATATCTCATATCAGATAAGATATACGGACCTTTGAATTCCTTTAAGTTCCAGTATAGCTTATCTATTATCTCTCTAAACTCTTTTTCATTACTGGGATAAATGGTGATAAACTTTCCACTAGATCCCCTATCCCTAGTCTTACTATTGGTAAAATTAACGATATATCTATCAGCTAAAAACTTAAAAGTGATGTTATTGGATATTAATATTGGTACTACTTTTTTTAATATATCCACACAGTTCCTGTGTGTGGCAGATATATGGATTTTCCACCCTTGAATTGGTATTTCTTTTGACTCGGGTGTACTAGCATGTAACCATACGCTATTTCTATTTATTGACCAATTGAAAGGTAAAAGGTTACGTACGGTCTTTAACAATTCATCATTTGGATGATAATATTGGGGCGACTCATAGTGATAGTCATGGAAGCTAAGATATTGATAAAGGTTATAGGTTTTATCAAATACCATTTATTTCTCCTCCTTTGGAAATAATTTATTATATGAAAAAAAAGTGAAAAATGAGGTTCTATATTAGAATTTTGTATTTGATAAGTTAAAAATTAGTAAACCATTCAGGAGCTCATTTAAAGCCACTGAATGGTTCTGCAAGATTAGCTTGGTAAATACCCTTCCACAAAGGCAACTATTAGTGTCTCATGCAACTACCAGTGTCACATGATGAAATACTCAATGCATCTGGACCAATACTTTGCATTTCCATGCGTTGTAAACCAAGAATGTTTGACATAGTTATTCACCTCCATAGTTAATTTTTTTGATACCATTTTCTTTACTTAATTGGTATCTGACACAATTCTACAAATAATTTGAATATTTGTGAAATGAGTATTTTTCATGAAAGTAATGAAGATTTTTCATGTTCTATTAAGTTCTCTTTCAAAATTACTTAATTTGTTTATTAGGTTCCTTTGTAATTCTTAAAAATATAGCATTAGTAGTCATAGAAGGGTAAAGGGGAAGGGGTAGTAACTTTGACGAGATTTCTTTCAAAGATAAAGGTTTACTACATGGGGGCAAGGCTTCATGATAATGCAAGAGTTGGATTTGTATTCATCAGACTGGGGATTTGCAAACCTGAATCCAATGGTAAGAGCATTTGGGCTGAAAAGGGACCGAAAAGCAAAATGTAAGTCTTGTCTTTTTCTCACAAACGAACATGGAGAGACAAGATGTATATATAGAACCCCTATTTATACATGATCCAGGACTAAGAGCTTGTTCCAGGTATCTAAATAGAAAAAAGCAGAGGGAGTGGATCAAAAATGAAAAAGCTGAATGTTAATATAGGGAACATTATCAAAATTGAAATATATTTGTTAGTACTGCTTGGACCAGCAACCATACAGATTGCTCATTTTTTGTAATTTAAGGGATTCCCCTAATCATAAAAGGCTCTTTTCGTAAACATTGTTGCTTTCTTGCCTAGAAAGCTTGTACTTGGCTTTCTCCTTTAGCGACATCCAGGCCACTGACTGGATCCATAATGTATCACTTCCTATAATGTATTTGCCGGTAGCCCCCTAACATAACTTGTAGTATCATAGCTTCGCTTGTTATACGGGTCTATGCCCCAACCAGCCTCAAACATGTTTCTACAAGTAGGAGGTGAACAGTATTGCCGACGGGATCAAGTCCCAATGGCGCTAGCGTTCTACCCCGACTACCTTAAGATTAATACCTATTAAAAATAGGTCAACCAGAAATGTTACTGGCTGACCTCATAATACGATATGGCGCAAGAATATAGTAAACGCTATCCCGGCTACGCTATAGAAAAAGATAACCAGAAATGATATGCTCCCCTTAAGGTAGACAGATTAAAAAATAAAATCTGATTACCTTAAGGGGCTTTTTTATTTTGCATTTTTTAAGCTATCGAACAGAATATATGTTCGTTTATAATGTAAATAAATGCAGTTATAAGGAGCATAGATTATGTTAGATGGAATGACAAAAACAGAAATAAAAATGTTGGAGAAAGAGCAGAAAGTGTTAAAAGCTATAGAAAAATATCTAAAGCTTTATAATCGTACACCGAGCATGAGAGAGATCAGGCGAATGACTGAAATAAAATCGTTAGCTACTGTGTACGATGCTCTCAAGAGACTGCAGGAAAAAGATGTATTAAGTTGGGAGCCCAAAAAACATAAAACAATAGAGATAGTAGAGAAATAATGCCTTACTACTTGATTAAGGCTTTTTATTTTGAGTTTAGTTATACACAGTACGTTAACGAAAAGAGAATTTTGTCTGAGGTCGTTTAACACTATCAATCACAATGGACATTTAATAGCAATAAATTCAAACTACATAAGCGAATTTTCCTTTTCCGTCAGGTGTAAATTCGATATCAATTGGAGTTTCTCCTCCAGAAATCTGAATGGCAGTAGTAACCGAATGAGTTTTTACATCAATTGCTGATACCAGACCAGGAACAGAATCATTTACCACATAAGCAAGTGTTCCGTTTGGAGTAAAGGCGATATCATTCGGAAATCCTCCTGCAAAAATCTGAACCGTAGCAATAACTCTATGGTTTTTCACATCATTGACAGATAAATTACTAATAGCATCACCCGCAATCACGTAAGCAAATTTTCCATAGGGTGTGAATGCTAAGGCTCGTGGAGTTCTTCCAATTCTCACAGTTGCAATTAAGGTATGCGTTTTCACACCTATCACTGAAACGGTTTTTCCCACGCTAATGTTCATACAGCATATTGTGTAATCTATGTGGCTATATCTGTAAAGTGTTCCTCTTATATTGAGGTACGAAAATCCGATTGTTATACTACTTTTGAAAAAACATGGCTATGTATTACGATGAACGAAAGGAGGTTGACATTTGAAAATTAAACTTGACATTAGTAATGAGCGTTATGATGAAATCAAATCTGCACTTGAAGAACGAGGAATTGAAATAGATGATTCTGCCGACTTGGTATTAAGTGAAACCAACAGCTTCCTTGATGTTCTGACTGTGAGAGAAAAAGGAACAAAAGCTCGGATCATTTTATCGGTAGAGGACATTATTTGTATCGAATCGTTCGGTCATGCAGTTGAGGTACAAACACAAGAAGGACTATATCAAGCTACCGACCGATTATACCGAATTGTCAGTTTGCTTGACCCAACAAAATTTTTGCGTATAAGTAACTCTGTTGTAATTGCAAGAAATAAGGTTAAACGAATTACACCTACTCTTTCGTCGAAGTTTATCCTTACATTGACTAATGGTAAAAGTGTTGATGTAACAAGAAGCTATTACTACATTTTTAAAGAAAATTTCGGAATATAAAGGAGTCGATTACATGAATTTTCCTACTTTTTTGAATTATCCTACTTTTTTTCTCGCACTGTTTGCAATTGTAATTATATTAGTTGCTACCGTTATTGTTTATTTTCAAGTCTATAAACGGCATATTAATAAGGCTTTAGGAACAACCGAGGGCAAGCGTACTTCAATGGTTCCTCCAAATAGAGTCGCTATTGTTATGACCATAATAGTTTTAATCATTGGCATATTCATCAGCTATATTGCGGGATATGCTAATGCCAAAGATGATGCTTGGGTGATGTCACATTCTGATATTCAGACATTCTATGCAGAAGTAAAAGAAGTAGGCGAGAAAACTTTATTGGTTGATGGTATTTCCCTCAATGATGAGAATTACCGTGGTGAGTTTCAATATGATATATGGGGAGAAGTGAGTATATATCGACAGGATGCTGTTATCCGACTTTCTGATTTGTCAGAAGGTGATTTGGTTTCAATCACACTATTAACCGACCGCACAGGCATTACAAATATCTTCAAAATTCAGCTGTTAGCTGATAAGAACCTCAATATGGGTAGAAGAACTGTAAGGTAATTAGGAGAAAAATTGAGATTATCAATAAAAATAAACCTGTACCCTTTAGAGAAGGCAAGAAAATCTTTAAAGGGTTATTTATGTATAAAATAGAAAAAAGAGACGGTTTCAGATTATATATGATGTAGCCGCATACCCTCAAAGGAACGGCTGTAGAGGGTAGATGAACAAAAAATCGCACCTATTTTGGTAGTGACCGCTAAAAGTTAGACGCGTTATTAAATTTAGATTGCCCGTATTCAATAAATCTCTGAAAATTACTTGAGTTGTCCATGTGAATATAGTACAATTTACTCAAATATTAGAAATTCGTTCCTATTTTGTTCAAAATTGAATAAGAGAAGAACTACTGTCAAAAGGCAGGGTTTGAAGTTAACACTTTTTTAAGTGTATCTTCATGCCCTGCCTTTTTTAATTTCTTTAATTACCAAAAAACACTAATTAATGGAGGCGAAACATGGAATTAACACAAGGAAAATCAAACAGTATCATTCCTGAATTTCAAACTATCTTTTCAGAGGTGGGAGTAAACGCATCAATCATTGAGCTACTATCAGCTCATACCAAAGAAGAACAAAAGGAGATATTTGAAACATTTAAGCCAATTTTTGAGGATGAAATGACGTTTGTATTAACAGTCTATCAGCTTCAAAAACAAGAAAAAATGAAAATATTAAATTAAGTGCATTTACTTAAACTCGCAAGGAGGTAGGGGTAGTTGGAAAAACATAAGAGGATTTGTTTTGCTGTAGGTGTGATTGTATTGACCGTTTCCATTGCTGCAAAAGTAAACGCTGATAAGCAGAGTCATTTCACACCATCACCAGTTAGCTCAGGAAATATCTATGAATCAAATACCCTTTAAGCTGGTATTGATAAGGTTTGGTTTATTAATCATCCAGTTGCTCTTAGTACCATTATCATTCATGCAACTGAAGTGGAGTAGTGAAGGAAAAGGTAGCATAATTTTATCGGCTATAACAATGGTAATCGCATTATTGTTGTACGTCACTTACAAATATTATAAACGATCATTCATAAACATTTTTACTCTATTAAATAGCTTTGGGGCAATCAGTATTCTTTACATTACTGAAAGACAAGATACATTATTCTCGCATTTATTGTTCATTCTTATACTTGTTTCATCATTTGGAATCAGCATCTTAATCTTAGTCGTCCAGAACCGTAGTGGTAAAAATAAATTGCGATTCGTTGTAGATAAGCCTAAAACGATATCCGAGCGTAAGACTGATTTTATGAACAATCACACTCAGTTAAAAGAAATATGGAACAACAGGAAAGAGAACGGTTTAATCAAACCAATTTACTTAGCATTCTTTACTGAACAAGAAGAGGAACATGATTCAATCACTTTTATATTAGGGGAGGGAGTGGAATACAATAGCAAAACCTTCAGAAAAGAAAAGTCTTAGTTGGGGAAGAGACGATGCGTTTACTCATACATTAATTGTTGGTCCAACAAGGTGTGGTAAAACAGCAACTATTCTTAAGCCAATTATCTATCAAATATTAGATTCAAAACGTAAAGGAAGAAAAGTAGGTCTCTCAGTCATTGAACCAAAAGGGGATGTGGCTGCAATGGTTAAAGAGATTTGCACTTGGATGGAAATTGATTGTGTTCACATAGACCCAACAATCCCTAATAGTGATCGCTTAAATGTCATGCAGGGTGATAAAGACGATGTAGCAGAGGCAACAGTGGCTGTCTTAAAATCACTATTCGGTAAACAGGAGGCCTTCTTCGCAACAGTGCAGGAGTTGTCTACTCGTAAAATCACATTGATGTTAAAGGAACTATACGGAGACAACATGGATATCACAGATGTGTTAACAAATCTACGAGATCCATATGTATTAGAGAAAAACATCCATAAACTACAAGAAAAACAAGGTAACACAGAGCTAGTCAAATTCTTCACTCATGAGCTGTTAGGAAGCCTTAAAGATAAATACCAACAATTAATTATTGGTTTACGTGCACAGATGGAGAATATTACTTCAAATGACCATTTAAAAAGAGTAATTACAGGTAAGAGCACTTTTAGCATTGATGAACATTTTGAAATTGGTGGTGTTCTTGCGGTAAACACTGCTCTTGGAAAGCTTGGAAAAGCGGGTGATGCATTCGGTCAATTTGTTGCGATGCACCTACAATTAGGTACATTTAGACGAAAAGGTACTGAAAAAACGAGGGTAGATCACTACATGATTATAGATGAATATAGTCGCTATATTAATCCAGATGTTGAACGGTGGTTATCTATATCAGCCGAGTATCGAGTTGCAGGGATGTTTGCGATTCAGTCAATTGCACAGCTGGAGGTAGAGGCTGGTCAATTAAGTGGGAAGGCTATGAAACAAGCAATCTTAACATCAACAAGAAACAAAATCATATTTGGTGGATTATCTTCCAATGATGCTAAAGAATTAGCGCAAGAACTTGGACAAGACAGGGTGGTTTACAAGAATAAATTATATTCAGGTAATCCGCTAAAAAGCCTAATCCCTAAAGGATATAGTATCAAAGAAGAAGACAAAGATCGCTTTCCATATACATTATTGATGGATGGGCTACCGAGATTTCATTTTGTCCATAAGCTTCTGCAAGATGGACATCCTCAACCACCAGGTATAGCATTAGGAACATTTTTACCTCGTGATTGGAAAGAACTAATTATTAAAGAGGATGTACATCGTATTTCACAAGAGGAACAGAAGAAAGCGAAGTTAGTAGGTCAAGAGAATAGTAGTAGTAATGATAATAAGAACAAAAATAGAAGGAAAGAGGTTGTCTTTAATCTAAAACCGAAAAATGATCCATTCTTAGATGATCCATTTGAGGAACCAGTTGAAGATAACAATAAGCAAAATGAAAAAACAGTTCTTTCTCCAGTTGCTGTTGAAACATCGACAGAACCAACTGAAGATAGTGAAGTTGATAATTCAAGTAAGGATATAGAAGAAAAGCAAAAACCAAAAGAACCAGTTGCTTTATTAAAAGATCAAGACGATGACTTTTGGTAAACAAACCTAAAATTGAAGGGATGGATTAGATGAATAAAGCACTAATGGTAACTGCAATACCAGCGGCAGCGCTTGTCGGAACAGCTTTAATGCCTGATGCAGCTGCTGCATCTGAAAATGTACAAGGTGATTCAGAAGTTCAAGAACAACCGGGGTTCGTTGCAGGTGATGCTCAAGAAATAGTAGAGGAATTAGTAAAAGTAGATCCAGTAACTGAAACAACACCAGCCAAT
This window encodes:
- a CDS encoding MFS transporter, giving the protein MVSKTNKEFPIFLLLKNKTLMIILTGGVISNVGDAFFNLAVMWVIYEQSQSVLQTALIGVIWHISGALFSPIAGALTDIVDRKKLLVSIHISSGLVTLFCATYVLINGYLPLWLAFTSVFILNALSIFSSPIQSSLLPDLVSNKHLLSVAGILSTITGLSALLGNMLAGSVIAYVGSGWALSIDSITFFIVAFCISIAKIPKVQKAQSIQETANKISLFTSIVQGWEYIREFNMLKSIVLLLLLLNLASFIGPLYPALVNDQLNGGPSIFGIMQGVSLLGGIVGGIVIGGIGKKFRPGYITLLGWFIAGLCTAFIGISSTIVLTMFLLFLRTFCITISSVSLYTLRMSLVSSQYRGRVDGLLQTFATIAIPISTISAGWFGDFIGVQILFIISGVWIILVSFLGFLLPYFREAQIPDTESSISASN
- the lanKC gene encoding class III lanthionine synthetase LanKC; the protein is MVFDKTYNLYQYLSFHDYHYESPQYYHPNDELLKTVRNLLPFNWSINRNSVWLHASTPESKEIPIQGWKIHISATHRNCVDILKKVVPILISNNITFKFLADRYIVNFTNSKTRDRGSSGKFITIYPSNEKEFREIIDKLYWNLKEFKGPYILSDMRYKDSNVVYYRYGAFKEMKKVNVLGQQEYKIMTPDGELIPDNRLPYYNLPYWVKDPFIDENIMNNTDSTLKDGRYRVERVIQFSNTGGVYEGIDLKSGNKVLIKEARPHTFIYADGSDAVARLKKEYDLLKEMECEGITPKAIDLVQEWEHLFLIEEFIDGTNLAPFVTRKTPFRLINPTSDNFHSYVKMVKDIWLQIVKGVNEFHKRDIIIGDLSSLNVMVCENGPISIKFIDLEGAWKIGTDLPSDIRTPGYSSKYDNDKGPLSDIYSIGAIMLSTLFPMNQLLELDQSKNEVFIDSLGKRLGLSESILLLIKKCMYENANKRPAIKEIQNSIESSITDKITIRIDGNAENIFEHQLNMNEQQINLKKIVSNIESSSDYNRRDRLFPSDPKVFITNPLNLAHGAVGVGYALTKINGETSSSLKSWILMQNITNESYSPGLYYGLSGIAWGLWELGLEERAIQVLTNGLQHPLLFTHAEIYSGASGVGLSCLYFYNKTLNQLWLDNAVKIGDWLNKSKKEDTNGNYYWPDYNGDIWTSYAKGSAGISLFLLYLSEITGDENYLVTGKRALEFEISHLEETDEGFLITRRGTINEGENRESVLSHYWADGSAGVATAVLRYWSITKQERYNKIAQKLLNDAKRSITVFPNLFKGLSGLGNVLIDAYEIFEDESYLYEANKVAKGINLFKIERPEGIAYPGEQLLRASTDFGTGSSGIALFLHRLLQANMGQRTTNFNFTLDQLISTRTKNILTK
- a CDS encoding LytTR family DNA-binding domain-containing protein; the encoded protein is MKIKLDISNERYDEIKSALEERGIEIDDSADLVLSETNSFLDVLTVREKGTKARIILSVEDIICIESFGHAVEVQTQEGLYQATDRLYRIVSLLDPTKFLRISNSVVIARNKVKRITPTLSSKFILTLTNGKSVDVTRSYYYIFKENFGI
- a CDS encoding type IV secretory system conjugative DNA transfer family protein; this translates as MAKPSEKKSLSWGRDDAFTHTLIVGPTRCGKTATILKPIIYQILDSKRKGRKVGLSVIEPKGDVAAMVKEICTWMEIDCVHIDPTIPNSDRLNVMQGDKDDVAEATVAVLKSLFGKQEAFFATVQELSTRKITLMLKELYGDNMDITDVLTNLRDPYVLEKNIHKLQEKQGNTELVKFFTHELLGSLKDKYQQLIIGLRAQMENITSNDHLKRVITGKSTFSIDEHFEIGGVLAVNTALGKLGKAGDAFGQFVAMHLQLGTFRRKGTEKTRVDHYMIIDEYSRYINPDVERWLSISAEYRVAGMFAIQSIAQLEVEAGQLSGKAMKQAILTSTRNKIIFGGLSSNDAKELAQELGQDRVVYKNKLYSGNPLKSLIPKGYSIKEEDKDRFPYTLLMDGLPRFHFVHKLLQDGHPQPPGIALGTFLPRDWKELIIKEDVHRISQEEQKKAKLVGQENSSSNDNKNKNRRKEVVFNLKPKNDPFLDDPFEEPVEDNNKQNEKTVLSPVAVETSTEPTEDSEVDNSSKDIEEKQKPKEPVALLKDQDDDFW